TTTCTCATTTCAATTAAATGGCTATGATACATTTAATATGTATTCAAAAAATTTTGATAAAAGTTGTTCAGTAGATTTGACAGGAGATTTATCAATGCAAAATGCTAAGGACTGGGGGACAGAAGTACAGGCTTGGATGGGACATGATCCTATATATACTTTATATAATATGGATAATAGTGGTGTATATGGATTAAAAGTATATGAAGATGTATCTGGCAGTTGTCACGCTGATTCGTTAGGCTGATTTTATGCTTATTATAAATATGAAAATAGTGTGATGAAACTTATAAATATAGATTTTAATAGTCCCTACCCTATAACAGAAAATTAGAATTGTATTGAAATAAAAATTAATATAATTTTTATCTTCAAACTCACATTTCTTAATAAACTTATTGCTAGATAAAGTTTTAAGTTTATCCAAACCTTCTCACTTCAGCCTTCATCTTTAATATAGGTAGGACACCCCTGTCCTCTATTGGGATTAGCAAACGGTCCCAATTTTTTAAATTCTACATTTGATAGCGGTGTAAAACCATCTGAAAATTCAGCAAACGTTCAAATACTTATTTCCTTAAATTACTCATACCTCTTCAACGGAAACGAGGAAAAAGTTCTTTTGCCGTTTCAGACATTATCTTGCTCTTCTCACCTTCGTCGAAGCCTAAGTAGCTGCTGAACTGTTGGATACTTTCAGTTACGCCTTTCTCGTAGCGCAGTGGATAATCCGTACCGAATAGGATATGTGATGTTCCTGCCAATTCTCTCAATGTAAAAAATACACTAGATGAGGTTGAGAGCGCCACATCATAATACAAACTTCTCAAGGATGCAAGAACTTCATCGCTGGACAAGCTACTTACCTTGTTTTCCTGTGCAACAGTACTCAAACGATATGCAATATACGGAATGACTCCTCCTGCGTGAGAAACAATCCATTTAATATTTGAGTACTTTTGGACTTTTCCGCTATAAATTAGATCCATCATGGCGCGTGTTGTATCAAATGGGAATTCATAGATGGACATATCTTTTACAAACAGAGACTCAGTCACTCCCACAGGCTTAGTGGGATGAAGTAGTACAACCGCCGACCTTCTGTTTAACTCCGCCAAGATTTCATCCATGCGGTCATCTCCTATATAAATTCCTTTGGTGTTGCTTGGAATAGAGAATCCATCCACTTTCAGTGTGTCATATGCATAGTCAATCTCTTTTAATGCATCGTCAACAAATTCAGTGGGCAGACATGCCAGCATTCCATATTTCTTTGGATCATAAGTAACAAATTGAGCTAAAAAGTTATTCATTTGCCTGGTCACTTCAGGACTTGCTGACACAGGTAGCGAAAGTAATGCTCCTGTTATCCCCATCCTATTCATTGTCTCTTCATCTATTTTCATGTTCCAAGGTGGCAATAATGCTGCATTAGGATTATTTTTTCCTATCACATGGTGATGTACATCAATAAAACACATATTTATTTCCTCCTTAAATTATAGTTAAGCAAACACCTTGTCGCCAAACTGATTGAACAGATAATGTATCAGAAATATTTGATGTTGGATCGCCCTTAACTAGCAATAAGTCGGCACGAGCACCATCCACGATCCGTCCGCGGTCAATAAGTCCAAAACGCCGCGCCGGAACTGAAGTAACAGCTCTCAACACCTCAATAGGTGTCAAGCCGGCCTTGGCAAGCAATTGCAGTTCATGATGCAAACTTGCTCCGGGTACCATACCACCAACATCAGGTGTTGAAGAATCGGCACCAGCTAAAATATCCACACCGGCATCGTGAAGTGCCTTCACTGTTTCCAAAAGATATTCTGTCTTCCCTTGTGGATAAGAATTGATGTGTTTATGAAGTGCGTTTATCCATTCTTCACTTAATTTAGAGCATACACGTTCATCCTTGGCGAACTCACCCGCGTCACTGTCTCCTATTGT
This window of the Clostridium kluyveri DSM 555 genome carries:
- a CDS encoding amidohydrolase family protein, which encodes MCFIDVHHHVIGKNNPNAALLPPWNMKIDEETMNRMGITGALLSLPVSASPEVTRQMNNFLAQFVTYDPKKYGMLACLPTEFVDDALKEIDYAYDTLKVDGFSIPSNTKGIYIGDDRMDEILAELNRRSAVVLLHPTKPVGVTESLFVKDMSIYEFPFDTTRAMMDLIYSGKVQKYSNIKWIVSHAGGVIPYIAYRLSTVAQENKVSSLSSDEVLASLRSLYYDVALSTSSSVFFTLRELAGTSHILFGTDYPLRYEKGVTESIQQFSSYLGFDEGEKSKIMSETAKELFPRFR